From a single Fulvivirga ulvae genomic region:
- a CDS encoding ABC transporter permease, with translation MLKHNLRLILRSFKRFKTTFIINLIGLSAGLTSVFFIYMWVSDELAFDRFHDKGDRLYQVMEHQENADLIKTVENTPDPLAEALKDEFPEVEYSTLATPLSWFQEFTITTVDEKSVKGAGQFVGKEYFNVFSYNLLHGDENNVLEDQNSIVISESLALSLFNTAEEAIGKRVEWQLLQFKKDAVISGVFEDVPRHSSDQFDFVLSFELFANMFHREPNWGNNGPHTYVVLKNNTDVEQFNTKISGLIKEKYAESNVTLFARQYEDRYLYGNYENGVQAGGRIEYVKMFAIIAIFILLIACINFMNLSTAKASRKIKEVGVKKAIGVSRQSLVAQYLAESVLMAFISLAFAVLVIFLFMPTFNEITGKDLAMHFDASLIISMVGITLFTGLISGSYPAIYMSGFKPAIILKGKFKSSLGELWARKGLVVFQFTLSVIFIVSVVVIYNQMKFIQSKNLGYSKDNVIYFEKEGKVAENLESFLIEVQKIPGVSSASSRMGSTMGSFMTTGSLEWPGKNTESQVSFENVGVNYDFIKTLGIEILDGRSFSKDFISDNEAIIFNEAAIEVMGMENPVGQTVNLWGDNRQIIGVVKNFHFESLHEQVKPLFFILAPHKTSVVLAKLDAGRTVEAIDELKDFYMEFAGSPLDYQFLDAAYEAQYASEQRVSALSKYFAALAIIISCLGLFGLATFTAERRLKEIGIRKALGANNFSIIYLLSLDFTKMVMASILVAIPISYFMTKQWLDNFAFSIELEVWYFVAAGIMTLLIAWLTVSMQTIKAAMVSPVKCLRTE, from the coding sequence ATGCTCAAACATAATCTTCGCTTAATACTACGTAGTTTCAAACGCTTTAAAACTACATTCATCATTAACTTAATAGGCCTTTCCGCCGGTCTTACCAGTGTTTTCTTTATTTATATGTGGGTAAGCGATGAGCTTGCCTTTGATAGATTCCATGACAAAGGTGATAGACTTTATCAGGTCATGGAGCATCAGGAGAATGCTGATCTCATTAAAACTGTAGAAAATACGCCGGACCCTTTAGCAGAAGCTCTGAAAGATGAATTTCCGGAAGTGGAATATTCTACCCTGGCAACTCCATTGTCATGGTTCCAGGAGTTTACAATTACTACGGTGGATGAAAAAAGCGTTAAAGGGGCAGGTCAGTTTGTGGGTAAGGAGTACTTTAATGTTTTTTCTTATAACCTTTTACATGGTGATGAGAACAATGTGCTGGAAGATCAAAATTCTATTGTAATTTCTGAGTCTCTCGCCTTGAGTCTGTTTAATACTGCAGAAGAGGCAATTGGAAAAAGAGTCGAGTGGCAATTGCTGCAGTTTAAAAAAGATGCGGTGATCTCGGGTGTTTTTGAAGATGTACCCAGACACTCATCAGATCAGTTTGATTTTGTATTATCTTTTGAGCTATTCGCAAACATGTTTCATAGGGAGCCTAATTGGGGTAACAATGGCCCTCATACCTATGTAGTGCTAAAGAATAACACCGATGTTGAGCAATTTAACACAAAGATATCCGGCTTAATAAAGGAGAAATATGCTGAGTCGAATGTGACGCTTTTTGCAAGGCAATATGAAGACAGGTACCTGTACGGTAACTATGAAAATGGAGTACAGGCAGGAGGTAGAATTGAGTATGTTAAGATGTTTGCCATCATAGCCATATTTATCCTTTTGATCGCCTGTATAAACTTTATGAACCTGTCAACCGCCAAAGCATCCAGGAAGATTAAGGAAGTAGGAGTGAAAAAGGCTATTGGTGTGAGTCGTCAGTCTTTGGTTGCACAATATTTAGCAGAATCAGTTTTAATGGCATTTATTTCACTGGCCTTTGCCGTGCTGGTGATTTTTTTATTTATGCCTACATTCAACGAAATTACAGGTAAAGACCTAGCTATGCATTTTGATGCTTCCCTGATCATATCCATGGTAGGGATTACTCTGTTTACCGGACTTATTTCGGGTAGCTATCCGGCGATCTACATGTCAGGTTTCAAGCCGGCAATCATTCTCAAAGGCAAGTTCAAAAGCTCACTGGGAGAGCTATGGGCACGTAAAGGACTGGTAGTGTTTCAGTTTACACTCTCGGTGATTTTCATTGTTTCGGTTGTAGTTATTTATAATCAAATGAAATTCATACAATCGAAAAACCTTGGCTATAGTAAAGACAATGTTATTTATTTTGAAAAAGAGGGAAAGGTAGCGGAGAACCTGGAAAGCTTCCTGATAGAAGTGCAGAAAATTCCGGGAGTATCCAGTGCTTCGAGCAGGATGGGAAGTACAATGGGAAGTTTTATGACCACCGGAAGCCTGGAATGGCCGGGAAAAAACACGGAAAGCCAGGTGTCATTTGAGAACGTAGGTGTAAACTACGATTTTATAAAAACCCTGGGTATAGAAATATTAGACGGACGATCCTTTTCCAAGGACTTCATTTCAGACAATGAGGCTATTATTTTTAATGAGGCCGCTATTGAGGTGATGGGAATGGAGAATCCTGTAGGGCAGACAGTTAACCTTTGGGGTGACAACAGACAGATCATTGGCGTAGTGAAGAACTTTCACTTTGAGTCACTTCATGAGCAGGTTAAGCCTTTGTTTTTTATTCTGGCTCCCCACAAAACAAGCGTTGTATTGGCGAAACTGGATGCAGGAAGAACCGTTGAAGCTATTGACGAACTTAAAGATTTTTACATGGAGTTTGCAGGTTCACCTCTGGACTACCAGTTTCTGGATGCAGCTTATGAGGCGCAATATGCTTCCGAGCAGAGAGTTTCAGCGCTTTCTAAATACTTTGCTGCTTTAGCAATAATAATATCATGTCTTGGACTTTTCGGTCTGGCAACTTTCACTGCTGAAAGAAGACTTAAAGAAATTGGGATTAGAAAAGCTCTGGGTGCAAATAATTTTTCTATTATCTACCTCCTGTCACTGGACTTCACCAAAATGGTTATGGCATCTATTTTAGTTGCTATACCGATCAGTTATTTTATGACTAAGCAATGGTTGGACAATTTTGCCTTTAGTATTGAGCTGGAAGTCTGGTATTTTGTTGCAGCCGGAATCATGACCCTGTTAATTGCCTGGCTTACTGTAAGTATGCAAACTATTAAAGCAGCTATGGTAAGCCCCGTAAAATGTTTAAGGACGGAGTGA